In a genomic window of Cetobacterium somerae ATCC BAA-474:
- a CDS encoding DUF2147 domain-containing protein gives MKKIFLLITLIFSTLTFSKEEDIQGKWITEKAKNGNQIIVEFQKIDNRYFGKIIQLTIPIYEKGHKLEGKTKIDLANPDEKLKTRLLVGINFVSDFTYNPEKDRFENGFIYNPENGKTYYCSISFKDPNTLIVKGSLDKSGFIGSKQIWSKIK, from the coding sequence ATGAAAAAAATATTTTTATTAATTACACTTATATTTAGTACTTTAACTTTTTCAAAAGAAGAGGATATTCAAGGAAAATGGATTACTGAAAAAGCTAAAAATGGAAATCAAATCATAGTAGAGTTTCAAAAAATAGACAATAGATATTTTGGAAAAATCATACAACTAACTATCCCAATTTATGAGAAAGGTCACAAGTTAGAAGGAAAAACTAAAATAGATTTAGCAAATCCTGATGAAAAACTTAAAACAAGATTATTAGTTGGTATAAATTTCGTTAGTGATTTCACATATAACCCTGAAAAAGATCGTTTTGAAAATGGATTTATTTACAATCCAGAAAATGGAAAAACTTACTACTGCTCAATCTCTTTTAAAGACCCAAATACCCTTATAGTAAAAGGAAGTCTTGATAAATCAGGCTTTATTGGATCTAAACAAATATGGTCAAAAATTAAATAA
- the adhE gene encoding bifunctional acetaldehyde-CoA/alcohol dehydrogenase translates to MTLINTIEKVRLAQKEYSKFTQEKVDEIFREASLAANNARIKLAKMAVEETGMGIVEDKVIKNHFASEYIYNSYKDTKTCGTIEVDAAYGVEKIAEPIGVIAGIVPTTNPTSTAIFKALLALKTRNGIIFSPHPRAKNATIEAARIVLEAAVKAGAPKDIIGWIAEPSVQASNDLMKMADLILATGGPGMVKAAYSSGTPAIGVGAGNTPVIIDETAHIKMAVNSILLSKTFDNGVICASEQAVIIPTSIYDKVKEEFTARNAYILKGDEVDKVRKTIVIDGHLNGDIVGQSAYKIAQMAGVTVPENTKVIIGEVESVELEEAFSHEKLSPVLAMYKAKNFEDALKKADRLIELGGMGHTSVLYADELVAKDKIDLFGKTMKTGRTLINMPAAQGAIGDVFNFKLAPSLTLGCGSWGGNAVSENVGVKHLINIKTVAKRRENMLWFRIPERVYFKFGSLPVALEELKGKKKAVIVTDQQLASLGYTDHITTVLENIGVDFRVFSDVQADPTLSVVEKGAELMRNYNPDVIIALGGGSAMDAAKIMWVMYEHPKVNFKDLAMTFMDIRKRIVKFPKMGEKAEFWAVATSAGTGSEVTPFAVITDDTTGVKYPLADYEITPNVAVVDPQLMLSMPAGLTAASGIDVVTHAIEAYVSIMASEFTNPLALEATRLTFKYLPESVKGGALAVKAKEKMANASCMAGMAFSNAFLGICHSMAHKLGAAFHLPHGVANALLLDEVIRFNATDRPFKMAGFAQYKYPHAKECYAKLADYLGFTKGNETPEEKAKILRKKIAELKAEIGIKSTIAEYGISEQEFLSKLDQMVEDAFDDQCTGANPRYPLMSDLKEMYLRAYYGPEKYLAMQKKSEEKSEKKAK, encoded by the coding sequence ATATATATAACTCATACAAGGATACAAAAACTTGTGGAACAATAGAAGTTGACGCAGCTTATGGAGTTGAAAAAATAGCTGAACCAATTGGAGTTATAGCTGGAATAGTTCCAACTACTAACCCAACATCAACAGCAATATTTAAAGCATTATTAGCTTTAAAAACAAGAAATGGAATTATTTTTTCTCCACACCCAAGAGCAAAAAATGCAACAATAGAGGCAGCTAGAATAGTTTTAGAAGCAGCAGTAAAAGCTGGAGCTCCAAAAGATATAATTGGATGGATTGCTGAGCCATCAGTTCAAGCATCTAATGATCTTATGAAAATGGCAGATTTAATATTAGCAACTGGAGGACCAGGAATGGTTAAGGCTGCTTATTCATCAGGAACACCTGCAATTGGAGTAGGAGCTGGAAATACACCAGTAATAATAGATGAAACAGCACACATAAAAATGGCAGTAAACTCAATTTTATTATCAAAAACTTTTGATAATGGAGTTATCTGTGCTTCTGAGCAAGCAGTAATAATTCCAACTTCAATTTACGATAAAGTAAAAGAAGAGTTTACAGCAAGAAATGCCTACATATTAAAAGGTGACGAAGTAGATAAAGTAAGAAAAACAATAGTAATAGATGGACATTTAAATGGAGATATTGTAGGACAATCTGCTTACAAAATAGCTCAAATGGCTGGAGTAACTGTTCCTGAAAATACAAAAGTTATTATAGGAGAAGTTGAATCAGTTGAATTAGAAGAAGCATTTTCACATGAGAAATTATCACCAGTATTAGCTATGTATAAAGCTAAGAATTTTGAAGACGCTTTAAAGAAAGCAGATAGATTAATAGAGCTTGGTGGAATGGGACATACATCAGTTTTATATGCAGATGAATTAGTTGCAAAAGATAAAATTGATTTATTTGGAAAAACAATGAAAACAGGAAGAACATTAATTAATATGCCAGCAGCTCAAGGAGCTATAGGAGATGTATTTAACTTTAAACTAGCACCATCATTAACACTTGGATGTGGATCGTGGGGAGGAAACGCTGTTTCTGAAAACGTTGGAGTTAAACACTTAATAAACATAAAGACAGTTGCTAAAAGGAGAGAAAATATGCTATGGTTTAGAATTCCTGAAAGAGTATACTTCAAATTCGGATCTCTTCCAGTGGCTTTAGAAGAATTAAAAGGAAAGAAAAAAGCTGTAATTGTAACAGATCAACAGTTAGCTTCTTTAGGATATACAGATCATATAACAACAGTTTTAGAAAATATCGGAGTAGATTTTAGAGTATTCTCAGATGTACAAGCGGACCCAACTTTAAGTGTAGTTGAAAAAGGTGCAGAATTAATGAGAAACTATAACCCAGATGTAATCATAGCTTTAGGTGGAGGTTCAGCAATGGACGCGGCTAAAATTATGTGGGTTATGTATGAGCATCCAAAAGTAAACTTTAAAGATTTAGCTATGACATTTATGGATATTAGAAAAAGAATAGTTAAATTCCCTAAAATGGGAGAAAAGGCAGAGTTCTGGGCAGTTGCAACTTCAGCAGGAACAGGATCAGAAGTAACTCCATTTGCGGTTATAACAGATGATACGACAGGAGTAAAATATCCATTAGCTGACTATGAAATTACACCAAATGTAGCAGTAGTAGATCCTCAATTGATGTTATCAATGCCAGCTGGTTTAACAGCAGCATCGGGAATAGACGTAGTAACTCACGCTATTGAGGCATATGTGTCAATAATGGCATCAGAATTTACTAATCCATTAGCATTAGAAGCAACTAGATTAACATTTAAATATCTTCCTGAATCAGTTAAAGGTGGAGCGTTAGCAGTTAAAGCTAAAGAAAAAATGGCAAATGCATCTTGTATGGCTGGAATGGCATTCTCGAACGCATTCTTAGGAATATGTCACTCAATGGCTCATAAATTAGGAGCAGCATTCCACTTACCTCATGGAGTAGCAAATGCATTATTACTTGATGAAGTAATTAGATTTAATGCAACAGATAGACCATTTAAAATGGCAGGATTTGCACAATATAAATATCCACATGCAAAAGAGTGTTACGCAAAATTAGCTGACTATTTAGGATTTACAAAAGGAAATGAAACTCCAGAAGAGAAAGCTAAAATATTAAGAAAGAAAATAGCAGAATTAAAAGCTGAAATTGGAATAAAGTCAACAATAGCAGAATATGGAATTTCAGAGCAAGAGTTCCTATCTAAATTAGATCAAATGGTTGAAGATGCATTTGATGACCAATGTACAGGAGCAAATCCAAGATATCCATTAATGAGTGATTTAAAAGAGATGTACTTAAGAGCTTATTATGGTCCAGAAAAATACTTAGCTATGCAAAAGAAAAGCGAAGAAAAATCTGAGAAAAAAGCAAAATAA